A stretch of DNA from Telopea speciosissima isolate NSW1024214 ecotype Mountain lineage chromosome 5, Tspe_v1, whole genome shotgun sequence:
CCAGACCATTCCAGCCGTCAAAGAAAGCCCATATTTGGATCAAGTACTCCCCTCCCTCAaaaggaaactcgatccaagctgCTCCCTCATCTGATCgtctaaaccctagaaatcgTCACTTTCCCtcttttcaaaacccaaaaccctaacctgcacCTTGCTGCTGATTGATTCCAGAACACTTCCCTCCATTAAAACTTAATGTAACCTTCACTcgaagactcccctacatcaacttagccTAACCCACTTTCAAACCTTAGGtcccactaaaccctaaccctaatttgaccaaaatacctATTTTTGACCTACCCGAATTactgttcatagcagatcctggttgtttggctccttgtttgaattttcaaacctaggactacattattatgggagaaaaaaagaacaatcaATGAAAACAACTTGGGGAGATGTGGTGAGAAATGATATGGATAGCTACGGCTAGCAAGAAATGTAACCTTAaataaagttgaatggcaaaatGGAATTTGTGTACCTAACTCAATCAGGTCAAGCTTGATTAAATTGAGtcctgaagttcaattttgagTTGGTCAACCACTTACTGCTTTTCATAGGGGAATGGACAGTTGGAATTGATAGTGTAGCTCTTTGATGCCAGCCAGATCTTTGAGAGCATGTCCCTGAAAGTTTGAATGGGGGGCATTTATTTTGCTTTTTCCtgcttttctctttcttgtggtTCATTCTCAAATTAACTGTAGATTAGTCAAGCATGATTTTCAGGTGCTTACTAAAAAAAATGACCAAGTATTAGGAATCAGACCGGGTGATACCTGCGGACATCCTGATTTTTCCTCCAAACTTGGTTACACCATGCCAGATCGGATGATTTGACTCGGGATTGATGGAGTCTGCAGATACTGGGTTTTATATCTTGCTAGAACCTTAAAGAAGGGGCCAACAGGGCAAAGTTGACCTCAATTTTGTTTTTAGGTTGGATCAGAATCTTCATTGCACAGCTTCCTACACAGGAATATAACTGTtgattgaatttctatttctttgattccACTTGAGGCTTTGGAAATGTCCTCAAAACCTTACTTGAAggaggtctctctctctctcttgtaaaTTGTTTCCCAAATGATTTAGTTGGGAGTTGGAACTGCGTATGCTATGTGCACATTCTGGTCGATTGGCAACAGGCAAAGTCCCTGCCATGCCCTTGTGTTCATATATTTCTTCTCTGTAGCCTTCACCACAATATAACTGAACTTACTGAGCTTTCATTCACTTGGTATTGTGCCTCCATTTTATCCCTAAAACTATTTATGCTTCTTTCCAATCTTTAGATTGCAATataattttattatgtttttgtaGATGGACTATATTAACACTTCACACCCGAATTTTATTGGTGGGAGTAAAGCTGTAGAGATTGCACTCCAGCAAATCAAGTCCTCGAGAGTACCTGCAGCTTTACTGAGAGCAAAGGTTTGTTTAGCATGCGTTTAAAAGAGTAAGAAAATAGTAAAGCAATTTATTTTGTAACTGAATGTGAGGGCCATTCACTATTTTGCACATTCTGGATGTAGGATGGGGTAGATTCTGATAAAGTACCAGCCTCCGAGAAAAGTCTGAAATCTCGAGCCATTCTTGCTAGATCAGCAGCGAATGGAATTGTTGCTGATCATGTATGTAGACCGCATTTATGTTGTCTTAATATTGTCTCTATAAGATGCTACTATTGCAAGATTTTTCTGAGAAAACTAAttagatttggtttcaaattaCCACCTCTCACATGGTTTGGTTTATTATTGTTTCTAATGCTTCCATCTCAATGATGAATAGGGAGTTCGGCCTGGTGCAGATAGTGAAAGAACTGGTATATCAGGTAATGTCTTCTGCAAATGTAGGATCATTTTATATTGTATTTCATATTTTAACATTCATGTTGAATATCTGATTATAGTCTGATTATCATATTGGAATTTCAATTAGACAGCCATTTGCTGAAGGGTATCGAATTCCTTAGCCCCTATTTTTGCGGCACTTAATTCTCCTAGATTTTGAAGTAATGGTTGTTGAATTCTAGTTTGTTAATTAGTTGATTATAATCAGGAAATACCACTGGCCCAAGTTGGGGAATTTCATCAATTTTTGGCGGGGGCGAAAACCGTACATCTGCAAGAGAGAGTTCTATAGGCAAGCCATATAATGAACGTGTTCAAATGTTGGAGCACTCCATGTCTATGATCCAGTTGAAAGAGGTGACCAATTGACCATACAAGATTTCCAGTGTTTAACTGACTAACTAATATTTTCTgtctatttatttgtttatctaaTTTATATctttctattattattaataattatttatgcAGCCCCCAACCATCTTGAAGCCCTCAGAAACCCATTCTGAGCAGGAGTCAATCGAAATAACAGTCACAAAACTGCTATTGAGGTCATATTATGACATTGTCAGGAAGAACATAGAAGACGCTGTTCCTAAAGCAATTATGCACTTCCTGGTATGTCTTCTGGTTTTGTTGAGACAACTGCTAGTCCTTCATTAAATGGTAGTGTAGTGATTGTAGCGGATTGTCAGGATACAAATATACTCTTGAatttgggtgtgtttttttggtaatcagAGGTCTGAATTTTTGTTCATCCCTCGTCGTAATAATATCTTAAGGTTTGCAACGATAACTTGGTATATCTACTATACTACCATTAACTAAAATTTGTCTATGTTTAACTAACTGCTGGGCTCTGGGAATGGTTGAAGGCATACCCATGGAGGTTCTTGTAGCCTTGACAGTTGACACAATATGCTTCTTTTTCCAAACTCATACAATACTTATCGGTGGTGTTTTTTGACAATACCAAAACCAATTTGTGGGACAAATTTCATGCTTGTAGACCTAAACTTGGATAACAGATTAATTTCTGATACTTGTATGAAATTCATGTCCAGGTCAACCATACAAAACGAGAGCTGCACAATGTCTTCATTAAAAAACTTTACAGGTAAGTTGCACATTTTTTGGAAACTGCTTCAGTTAGTCAtttgcttgattttatggacTTCTACTTAAATAAGTTGAACATTTGCCCATGTACTGCCTGAGCTTCTACTGGAATGTTTTTGTTTGTAAGTTAATTGCCAAGGCATTGTTCTGTTGGTCCAAAACAGAGACAACCTTTTTGAAGAGATGCTGCAGGAACCTGATGAGGTTGCAATGAAAAGGAAGCGGACTCGAGATACACTCAAAGTTTTGCAACAAGCTTTCCGGGTGGGTGCATTACGATTCCATTTGACTATGAGAAGATATTTCGACTGCACGTTTCTTTTTGCAGTATTATGATTCATTAGTTCTAAGGTCATCATGCCACTGGGTAGGTCCTTCTGGGAGATATCATGGGAATGATATTGACCTCACTGACTGATGCTCATATCCAAATCCAAAAGAGTTAGTGGTTGGTAATTAGGATCATCTGATATTTGGGCCTGGAGATCTCTTAGGATACTACCCTATTTAAGTGGGCTTGCACACAAGTGATGGGCTTTGCTATTACATTGATGGACCTACATGTTTCTCCTAATATTTTCCCTGGAAAGAGCAAATACCATCTATTTTCGGACAGTTAATTTATTCACcttattcttttaattttgttaaCAGACATTGGATGAGTTACCTCTTGAAGCTGAAACAGTTGAGACGGGTTACAGTTTGGCCACTGATCCAACTGGATTGCCAAAGATCCACGGGCTTCCTTCATCATCTTTCTATGCTACAAGCAGTGATTCCAGTTTCCACATGTCTTCACCAAAGAACCCAAAGTCCCGGAAGTCATCTCACTCAGGGGAACTACAATCGCCAGTGCATGCAAATACAGATTCGAATGGCGGTGGACGCCACTCCATACTGGGGTCCTACCCAACAGTTGATCTGTAAGCAATTGAAACAGCATGTCAAGCAGGGTTTTGTTGGTAATCTAGTATATTCATTTTGTTCCCTTTCTCACATTTCAAGATATGTGAGATATTTACCTGCTAGAATTCTTTGAACAAAGAGTTTATATCTTCTTTCAGCAAGATTTTTGTCTTTCGTACAAATCCCCGTGTATTTCTTCATCAGTCCAGCGATATTCcccataaaataataattacagCCACGCCTCTGTTTTACAAGAAAGCTCAACCATTATTTTCTTGTTGGTAGTCTCATGTTGAGGAGTTATCTCCACCAAAGTGCTTGAGCCAGTTTACATCTGGGGGTAAGAGATCCTCATAAACTCCTTTTAAATTGAAAGAACCCCATGACTCTTTCCAGCTGATCGTATATGCTCATTTTTGCAGTGACGATACTTTTGGTTATTGCCCAGGGTGACATGGATATGAACTACCTGGAATGTATAGTTTGTATCATgccttcaattcattcttttgGTTTGAGTTTTTGTTCCCCAATGTTCAGTTGTTTGTTGCTGATGGGCAAGGACCATTCTTTAGTTTAATCGTTACCACGTATATATGAGTTAGTCTGTAAGTTAGCTTCCAGTTACTGATGTGGTGCCTCCTGTTTGTTTTTCcaatgttctcttcttcttcttcttcttttgggggggggggggtgtttgggGAAGGGTTGGGTGTGGAAGGTATGGAGTCCCAGCCCCTTTGGAAGATTGATATCTGGATCCATAACAGCTGCAAAAGTACATTGATTGATAGCCACTTTGTACCATTTTCTGGCTAGAGATTGTATTATATCAGATCTGTGGCAGTCCATTAttttgtatggtttgaaacTAATGCAAATATTTGCGTAGAGCATGGTAATGTCTATAATCTATATGCTCCATATTGGGGATGGGAATAACCAAACAGCCTGAGATCCCATTGGTGGCGGTGCTTCATTTTGTGGGATATTAAAGGACGAGTAAGAATCCAGAGTAGGGTGAcgtttgagaaaaaaaaatttgtgttgCACCAAGtataaattatttgataccTTGAGGGGTAAATGAGAAAACCTTTCTTAAACTAGTAAATAAGATAGTATAAATGTGGGTCATCTCGAATTGCATATTCTATACCCGTTCAATTCGCAGATCAGTGGGGATGATTTGTTCTCATTGGATTATGATGAGATTCttctgagcaagcggcatagagaAGCGGAACAATGAGTGGGTTTTTTATATGGACAGtcagcaaggtcatttcatgcgaGTGTGTGTTGTCTTGATGCTCTTACTATGCTACTAGCTTTATCGTGATTCTGTTACTCTACTACTAGTTTCATTATACCTGACTGATGAGTTGAAACCTTTCATGAAGTGAGTTCCTCTTTTTGTTAGCTGAGTTCAAGAAGAACCTTCTTCATCTGAATGTGTATTAATGTTGCTTTCCTAACTAGCTAGTTAAATCCCGTGTTTGAGGTCCAAAGGCTCAAAAACCAGCGTATCGTACTAGAGCAAGGataggaagggaaggaagaaggcaAGGCACTATTGAACACCAAAGTGGGGCAATCGTCAGATTTTGAGAGGGGGGCTGAGGACAGGGAGCTGCGCCGGGTGAAGTAGTAAGGTGTTACTGTACCATTACCTGATGTGGCTTAAAGAACTtcccaaaaaacataaaataatagtgcagtaaaaaaatattttttgctGTAAAATTTGGATGGATGCGTCCCTTTGCTTAGCGCAAACAACTTCCGGTAAGACCAGCCACAGATGCATCTCAAGGCTGATCCACTGTGATGGATCCTTCTTCACAAAGAGATCACAAAAGTTCCAAACAGCCCCATGTTTGCCCATCTCAATCTCTCTGGGTGACGGTGTGCTTGATAATATCTGTTGGCTCGATTTGGTCAACACTGGATTAGCAAAATTATGTACATGTCACTCATCTGCTACCCTAAGGACTCTCAACAAATCCAGCAATCTCCAACAAATATTGGACTGATGGTGAGGATTTAGTGCAGTGTATCACTCAGCAGACCTATCAAAGGCCGTGATAACTATATCATTTTTTGTGGGATATTAAAGTACTCTTGCAGAACAGCAGAAGTATACCACTGTTTGTAACTCAACATCTTGCACTTTTTCaccaaaaattagaaaaaaaaaaaaaattcttgtacTTTTGGCTAGGTATACTAACTCCAGGATTACAGTAACTGACAATGTTAAATTCTTTtcttccaacccaaaaaaattaacctAATCCAGTAATTTAGACctaaaaaatagacaaaattTGCTGGCTCAATTGAAAAAATTCGTAAGACTATCATTGCTTTGTGAAAACAAGTCAGATGTTCAACCAGTACACATAGAAAACTACAATTAATACCTTCCCAGATCCACTACTGTTATAGCAATATAGACGGAGACTTTCCTAAATATGATGCGCTGCTCCTCACAAAGGATTCACCTTATCTAGGACTTTAGAGTGACAGCACACTATCTCTCAGATCCAAGGTGGTTAGGGGTATCAAATCTTTAAACTGATGAAGAGCTACAAAATTTGATCACTCAAAACATCCAAGATCCTAGCCATCCTCCGTCAATGCTGCCTCTGCAAAAATGACTAATTGGTGTCAGGATCCAACTCATATATACCCAAGAGAGAACCAATCCCTGCATAGAATTAAGTCATAGGCAAAGCAAAACAGCATTTGCAGTAGctaaaaaggagagaaaatccATGGATAAgctttcatttaaaaaaaatatatatggtgTGCACCTGCTTGACAAATTTTCCAGACAACTAATAGAagcataaataaacaaaaagagtTCAAGTCAGAAATTGGAACaatttaaacttaaaatttcATGCAACCACAGGGAATAGCACTGACAATTCACGTGTAAAGTTTCCAGAAGTTTGGTTTAAGTTTCAAACTAAGACCAGTTTGTGGCCTGCCACAAGCACAAAAAGCTGCAATCGCAGGCTGCAGCGAGTAATGTGAAGTTGCTTCAGATGAGAAATTAGAGATGTAGAAGACCCTTTTTACAATTCCTAATATAAGATGCAGCTAGCCTTGCCGAATGTAATTTTAATGGGTTAGACAGCATAAAGAAGCTCAAAAGTAGTTTAAACATGCAAGTATGAGAAAATGTATATGCAAAAACTACAAACTCCCATTATCATCTCCTGCAAGCCATAAGTAGTTTGGACAGATGCAAGCAATGTCATCACCAAAGATTGACCTTGAAAGAACATGCCAACACACATTTACAAGTTAAACCACAATATCAAAACAATAGTCAAACAAAACCAGCTTATTCCAGCACAATTTTTACACAAAAGCAAGGTACCTGAAAAATACACAAATTTTCAAGGCCCATAACTGAGTCTAAACACAAATTCATGTTCCTACTGTCCAAAGCGATGCTGGCAAAGCACAAGGTTGTAAAAAGTGCACAAAACAACACGGAATAATATACAGCAAAAACCTACACAAACAGCCCAAGTAGTTGAGATGAGGCTTTGTTGAGTTGAGAAACTAAGGAGACAATAAATGACAGATCCAAGTTTTTTAGTTCTTATTGTAACCATTAGGTGAAAATAGAGGCTGACACCTGGTGCTGATTCTGCCATGTGGAAGAATGATGTGGCAAATCCATTTGTTGGATATCTAGGGTATGGACTGATTggccacgtgtcaaatttcaaccttgaattcaatcatttacccttCCATGTAACGGATACCCCTCCcatatatgtccatgcaccccTTGATAGTGTGTGCAGCCTCTAGTGGTCATGAATTTTTTTGATGGTTTAACTTACCATGTGGCATACTCCaattgggctgaaatttgacgTATGAACAGGCATCCGAGCTGCCCTGTGGCAGAATCAATATGAGGTGACACGTTCCAGAATTTTCCTTTAGGGTCGCAACTAAAACCATGCAATTATTCATACTAAAAAAATATTACTCATTCCGCTAAAATCAATATACCTTACGCTTACTATGCTTTTTTCCTCCACTGCTAACACTTCTGAAGTTATTTGTATTATCATTGCCATCATCCTCCAAAGGTAAAGTTCTAATCTCGTCATAGAAATCATCCGTCAAACCACGCAATCTggtaaaaataaatgaaaggaTATATCAGATCAAACAGAAGAGTAAATATCAAGATGTCAAACACTAAAGATTATCAGTATCTCCACAATTTTCCAAACAAAATACTAGCAATACAGTGTCAGTAAATTTGATGTTACATGATGCATACCCATTTCTTGACTTCTTCAagtgtttctctctcttcttttccatcTTTGTAAGTGGAGCACGAATGAAAAGCTCCTCTTCTTGTCGTGCCCGCTCTTCCATTTTTGCTTTATATCTCCTAAGCTCTCCACTTTCAGCTCCAAAACTTTCTCTCACCTGTATTGATCACAATCAAGATGAACAAGAGTACGATACTAAAGATTTGTTATCTGAACCTCATCAGATCCATAAAAGTATTCAATACCAACCTCCTCAGGTCTCCCTTCAAAATCGTCCATCATCTTTCTCACAAAATCGCTCTGCTCAGCTTGCCGAAGAGTCTCCTTCATCTTTCTCCTAGCTAGTTTTTCCTGTTTCAAGGTATTATCCTCCAACATAGTAGTGGGAGCAAATTTTGGCGGTCGGTACACATCATCACCATCCTACAATTCATGTACATGGATTTAGAAAACCAAAACTTTCATTTAATAATTGATACATGTTGCATAAATCTGCCACCTCAACCCACCTGAGAACTCTGATTTATTTTGCTAATAAGCAAGTCAGGATTTGGCCGATATTTTAATGGGTCATCTGCATTCTGAGCAGTATCTGTATCTTTTTCAACAGAGCCTACTTTCTCTGTTGCACTACTAATGCCCCTCATGAGCTTTTGAGTTTGGTACTGAAGTTTCTTATCAATTGGGCGGATCTGTCACATTTAGAGGTGGGAAAAATGATGTGAACCAAATATTAGGCAACAAACAGAAATATATAAATGCATGCATTCACTAACATAAACCCTTAAACACACAAACCAGAATCTTTCCAACTTTATAGAATGACTACATCAGCTTTCCACGTGGCTTAAAATAAAGCTCTGCTTAGCTACAGAAGTTATTCCAACTACTTTATGCAACatggtataattttttttggacaaatAACTGAAACTTTGTTGGGACTTGGCCAAAAGAAAACATTACATTGGTAGAATAACGCATTGAAAATGGTTGAAACATCAATAAGTTAAAAATTGGTTTACCGACTGAAAAATACAAGCAGAAAGGTCCAAAAATAATGTCCCATGCAGTTGGGATGCAACATGAAATTTAATATGAGGCCACTCCAGTGGGTTCCCTAACCATTTgttcgctaccgtttcacctaaaagctcgaactgttggGAAGGGCAGTGttaatgtatacatcaacactcccccgcacatgcaggccaagatcccatAACGCATTGAAAAGGGTTGAAACATCAATAAGTTAAAATTTGGTTTACCAACTGAAAAATACAAGCGGAAAGGTCAAAAAATAATGTCCCATGCAGTTGGGATGCAACATGAAATTTAATATGAGGCCACTCCAGTGAGTTACGTAACCATCTgttcgctaccgtttcacctaaaagctcgaactgttatgGAACGGCAGCGttaatgtatacatcaacactcccctgCACGTACAagccaagatcccatggtccttgcacgtggAGCTCACGCGGCATTTCCTTCGCACGACActgagggagaagaaatgagaaaactcttccgatgcacttcccaggagtcaaacacttgacctccctgctTTGATATACCACgttcgctaccgtttcacctaaaagctcaaactgtTATGGAAGGGCAGCAttaatgtatacatcaacaccaTCCATCAGCCATCTATGTGGCTCAAGATAGTCAGGAAACTGAAAGGTTCtgttacagagagagagagagggagtttGGTGTCTGGAGAAAACAGATAAATACCTTCTCCAAAAATAATCTTATCTCTACAAGACTCTGAACAACAGGGTGCCCCTCAATTGAGAACCCTTTTGCCTTACGAAGCAAATAATAAACAATTGATTCGCAGTAGCTTAGCAGCAGCAAATGCTTTGCTTCCAGATAACTTATCCCATCTACTGTTGGAAAATTGTTCTCTTTCACCTGGTAGAAGATACAAAAGGAAAACTGAAGTAAGATATTCCAtttaaaccaaaagaaagatTGTTGATTGATAAAATCTGAAGTGGGAATGTAAAGGTTCCTCACTTCCTCCTACCTTCATGGTTAAAGCTTGTACTTTACTCCTCACTGCATGCAATCCTTCCTTCATTTCTTTTAATAATGCTACTAA
This window harbors:
- the LOC122663032 gene encoding neuroguidin — its product is MEENTKSLVNNEMVNKEAPRLVALLKEMKEGLHAVRSKVQALTMKVKENNFPTVDGISYLEAKHLLLLSYCESIVYYLLRKAKGFSIEGHPVVQSLVEIRLFLEKIRPIDKKLQYQTQKLMRGISSATEKVGSVEKDTDTAQNADDPLKYRPNPDLLISKINQSSQDGDDVYRPPKFAPTTMLEDNTLKQEKLARRKMKETLRQAEQSDFVRKMMDDFEGRPEEVRESFGAESGELRRYKAKMEERARQEEELFIRAPLTKMEKKREKHLKKSRNGLRGLTDDFYDEIRTLPLEDDGNDNTNNFRSVSSGGKKHSKRKRQH